In a genomic window of Nocardiopsis mwathae:
- a CDS encoding CopG family transcriptional regulator, with protein MATKKVTITIPEDLLEEIRAEVDERGISAYFTEAVRQKRDRDLLAELFDWLQEEYGPVSESARAAAWAELAEIDAEHETRRASARESEDAA; from the coding sequence ATGGCAACAAAGAAAGTGACCATCACCATCCCAGAGGATCTACTCGAAGAGATCCGTGCCGAGGTGGACGAGCGGGGCATATCGGCGTACTTCACTGAGGCCGTGCGCCAGAAGCGGGACCGTGACCTGCTCGCTGAACTGTTCGACTGGCTCCAGGAGGAGTACGGTCCGGTCAGCGAGAGTGCACGCGCCGCCGCGTGGGCTGAGTTGGCGGAAATCGACGCCGAGCACGAGACACGGCGTGCTTCTGCTCGCGAATCGGAGGACGCCGCGTGA
- a CDS encoding PIN domain-containing protein, with product MTRRYANLKPLRYFVLDSEALSLIVHGDERMMAFVEIAVGGHADMVTSPMTLVEAYDGKITERRWDWALSRIQVNKIGKEEARAARRLLAETKLHGHQYAVDAVLAVIARRLKGDVTIFTSDVEDLKLLAPGISIRRV from the coding sequence GTGACGAGGCGGTACGCCAATCTCAAGCCACTGCGCTACTTCGTTCTCGACTCTGAAGCACTGTCGCTGATAGTGCACGGCGATGAGCGGATGATGGCATTCGTCGAGATAGCGGTCGGAGGCCACGCCGACATGGTCACCTCCCCGATGACACTCGTCGAGGCCTACGACGGGAAGATCACCGAACGGCGTTGGGACTGGGCGCTCTCCCGGATCCAGGTCAACAAGATCGGCAAAGAAGAGGCCCGTGCTGCTCGCCGACTACTCGCAGAGACCAAGCTCCATGGACACCAGTATGCGGTGGACGCTGTCTTGGCTGTCATCGCCCGCCGGTTGAAGGGTGATGTCACGATCTTCACCTCGGACGTGGAGGACCTGAAGCTGCTGGCCCCGGGCATCAGCATCCGGCGCGTGTGA